Proteins encoded within one genomic window of Lysinibacillus sphaericus:
- a CDS encoding response regulator yields MVLDDHIAIGEGTRAILQAELDCQAVVFTDPCIALQHLSESFYDIYLIDFNLAGMDGLQFIQKLLKIHPEAITIIYTGYNIEKYLPELLNKGISGFISKTESRKQLIDTIQYALEGKVIISLSLLKKLCVHNVGAKESINLTERERQILDFVRDGYTNKAIALEIHLSQRTIEKVLTTIFSKLGVESRAEAAVKWNELTTLETDKYHFN; encoded by the coding sequence ATGGTATTGGATGATCATATTGCTATTGGTGAAGGCACACGGGCCATATTGCAAGCTGAACTAGACTGTCAAGCAGTGGTGTTTACAGATCCCTGTATTGCATTACAGCACTTATCCGAATCATTTTATGATATTTACTTAATTGATTTTAATTTAGCAGGGATGGATGGACTGCAATTTATTCAAAAGTTACTCAAAATTCATCCTGAAGCAATCACGATTATTTATACAGGTTATAATATCGAGAAATATTTACCCGAATTATTAAACAAGGGGATATCAGGATTTATTAGTAAAACGGAAAGTAGAAAACAATTGATTGATACAATTCAATATGCACTTGAAGGGAAAGTTATTATTTCACTTTCGCTTCTTAAAAAGCTGTGTGTACATAATGTTGGAGCTAAAGAATCTATAAACTTGACAGAGAGAGAACGACAAATTTTAGATTTTGTCAGAGATGGCTATACGAATAAGGCTATTGCACTGGAAATTCATTTAAGTCAACGGACAATAGAGAAAGTATTAACCACAATTTTTTCTAAGCTTGGTGTTGAATCACGAGCAGAGGCAGCCGTTAAATGGAATGAATTAACTACTTTAGAAACTGATAAATATCATTTTAATTAG
- the proS gene encoding proline--tRNA ligase, with the protein MSQKTNDFSKWYVETIQKADLMDYTPVRGCIAFKPDGYELWEHIQAEMDKRFKETGHRNAYFPMLIPESFFQKEKDHIEGFSPELPWVTEAAGEQLEERLALRPTSETMIGHLYSNWIKSYRDLPVLINQWANVFRWEKKTLPFIRTSEFLWQEGHTAHVDEEDARKETMQMLAIYKEVVEGLLAIPVYDGQKTPSERFAGAVDTFSIEAMMKDGKAVQAGTSHYLGTKFAEAFDIKYLNKENKHVHVHTTSWGTSTRLIGSVIMVHGDEQGLVLPPRIAPTQVVLIPVGPWKKNTKIIEKLDEIFATLKAKGIRVRLDDSDQSPGYKFNEWELKGVPVRIELGPRDLENQQSLMKARDEEEKVTVSLDTIVESIETELETMQTRLFEKAKAFRANNSHTHIDSMEQLKQHLAQSEQNETIPGWILAGWCGDDACEEKVKEETKFTTRNIPFNPPVTKHTCIHCGKEAQHTVWFARAY; encoded by the coding sequence ATGTCTCAAAAAACAAATGATTTTTCAAAATGGTATGTGGAAACGATACAAAAGGCGGATTTAATGGATTATACGCCGGTTCGTGGTTGTATTGCCTTTAAACCAGACGGCTATGAACTGTGGGAGCATATTCAAGCGGAGATGGATAAGCGTTTTAAGGAAACAGGGCACCGCAATGCCTACTTCCCAATGCTCATTCCAGAATCTTTTTTCCAAAAGGAAAAGGATCATATTGAAGGATTTTCACCAGAGCTTCCTTGGGTGACCGAAGCGGCAGGTGAACAATTAGAAGAGCGTTTAGCGCTGCGCCCAACTTCGGAAACAATGATTGGACATTTGTATTCTAATTGGATTAAAAGTTATCGAGACCTTCCTGTTTTAATCAATCAATGGGCCAATGTATTCCGTTGGGAAAAGAAAACGCTACCGTTTATCCGTACTTCAGAATTTTTATGGCAAGAAGGTCATACGGCGCATGTCGATGAAGAAGATGCACGCAAAGAAACAATGCAAATGTTAGCTATTTATAAAGAAGTTGTCGAAGGACTGTTAGCCATTCCTGTCTATGATGGGCAAAAAACGCCATCAGAACGTTTTGCCGGAGCAGTTGATACATTTTCGATTGAAGCGATGATGAAGGATGGCAAGGCCGTACAAGCAGGGACATCTCATTATTTAGGTACGAAATTTGCCGAAGCTTTTGATATCAAATATTTAAATAAAGAAAATAAACATGTCCATGTGCATACAACATCATGGGGTACGTCTACCCGTTTAATCGGTTCTGTTATTATGGTGCATGGTGATGAACAAGGTCTTGTTTTACCGCCAAGAATCGCTCCAACGCAAGTTGTGTTAATCCCAGTTGGTCCGTGGAAAAAGAACACTAAGATTATCGAGAAATTAGATGAAATTTTTGCAACGTTAAAAGCAAAGGGCATTCGTGTGCGTCTTGATGATTCAGACCAATCACCTGGTTATAAGTTTAATGAATGGGAGCTAAAAGGTGTACCTGTGCGTATTGAATTGGGGCCACGTGATTTAGAAAATCAGCAAAGCTTAATGAAAGCCCGTGATGAAGAAGAAAAAGTAACTGTTTCTTTAGACACAATTGTTGAAAGCATAGAAACAGAACTTGAAACGATGCAAACGCGACTATTTGAAAAAGCAAAAGCTTTCCGTGCAAACAACTCGCATACCCATATCGATTCAATGGAACAGTTAAAACAGCATTTAGCTCAATCTGAACAAAATGAAACAATCCCAGGTTGGATTTTAGCGGGTTGGTGTGGAGATGATGCGTGTGAAGAAAAGGTAAAAGAAGAAACAAAATTTACAACTCGTAATATACCATTTAACCCACCAGTTACAAAGCATACTTGCATTCATTGTGGGAAAGAAGCACAACATACAGTTTGGTTTGCCCGCGCTTACTAA
- a CDS encoding BRCT domain-containing protein — protein sequence MNTNKDNNDVIFLTNPTERIMHPFYNKQIVFTGALSTMTRAEAAKKARACGGLMQGAVTKDTAFVILGHNRRGKSTKHLKAEQLIQLGHDIQIIAEDDFIWLISMQKEYIPSSLQ from the coding sequence ATGAACACCAATAAGGACAACAATGACGTTATCTTTCTTACTAATCCAACAGAACGTATAATGCATCCATTTTATAATAAACAAATCGTCTTTACAGGGGCTCTTTCCACGATGACACGCGCAGAAGCTGCAAAAAAAGCACGAGCTTGTGGCGGTTTAATGCAAGGGGCAGTCACTAAGGACACCGCTTTTGTTATTCTCGGTCATAACCGACGAGGCAAAAGCACGAAACATTTAAAAGCAGAGCAACTCATCCAACTTGGACACGACATTCAAATTATTGCTGAAGATGATTTTATTTGGCTTATTTCCATGCAAAAAGAGTATATACCATCTTCTTTACAATAA
- a CDS encoding YbgA family protein: MQRQLTEKLWREEKYRVMFHSQKHYNQLRLAMRDMMSHEQIKQLIEVALQQTPTEGSMRNACQHMWGYFRKVASIEEKRTYEQLLLTYRIPALLCFLQQLAIQYNVTYLRESTILQIQ; this comes from the coding sequence ATGCAACGTCAACTAACAGAAAAATTATGGCGTGAAGAAAAATATCGCGTCATGTTCCATAGCCAAAAGCATTACAATCAACTCCGTCTGGCAATGCGCGACATGATGAGCCATGAGCAAATTAAACAATTAATCGAAGTTGCATTACAACAAACGCCAACTGAAGGCAGCATGCGCAATGCCTGTCAGCATATGTGGGGGTATTTCCGTAAAGTAGCCTCAATAGAAGAAAAACGAACATACGAGCAATTGCTTCTTACTTATCGAATACCAGCGCTTCTTTGTTTTTTACAACAATTAGCCATTCAATATAACGTTACTTATTTACGTGAAAGTACTATTTTACAAATACAGTAG
- a CDS encoding peptidylprolyl isomerase — protein sequence MAVVFIVTGCGTSKEEKTAEEKVDYASAVKENPIVTITMNDDKKIVVELEPKVAPNTVANFISLVNKGFYDGLIFHRVIPGFMIQGGDPSGNGSGGPDYSIKGEFTENGFENNLKHERGVISMARTNDDLNSAGSQFFIMTEEASHLDKQYAAFGKVIEGMETVDEIVAVERDATDKPLEDQIMKKVEVDTKGFDYPAPVVQK from the coding sequence ATGGCAGTAGTTTTTATTGTGACGGGTTGTGGGACGTCAAAAGAGGAGAAGACAGCGGAAGAAAAAGTAGATTATGCATCGGCTGTGAAAGAAAATCCAATTGTGACGATTACAATGAACGATGATAAAAAAATTGTGGTTGAACTAGAACCTAAAGTAGCGCCGAATACAGTGGCAAACTTTATTTCCTTAGTAAACAAAGGATTTTATGATGGACTTATTTTTCATCGTGTAATTCCTGGCTTTATGATTCAAGGGGGCGATCCTTCAGGAAATGGATCAGGTGGTCCCGATTATTCGATTAAAGGTGAGTTTACTGAGAATGGCTTTGAAAATAATTTAAAACATGAACGCGGTGTCATTTCAATGGCACGGACAAACGACGACCTAAATTCTGCGGGCTCTCAATTTTTTATTATGACAGAAGAAGCGTCACATCTTGATAAACAATATGCTGCATTTGGCAAAGTGATTGAAGGAATGGAAACGGTAGATGAAATCGTTGCTGTGGAACGTGATGCCACAGATAAGCCATTAGAAGATCAAATCATGAAAAAAGTCGAAGTGGATACAAAGGGCTTTGACTATCCTGCACCAGTAGTGCAAAAATAG
- a CDS encoding acyl carrier protein, producing MNTKEKIKGFLSKFIKITEINDTDNIFEKGLVNSLFAMNLVNFIETEFDISIDNMELDLDNFKDIISIVALVEKKLAMEETV from the coding sequence ATGAATACAAAAGAGAAAATTAAAGGGTTTTTATCAAAGTTTATAAAAATTACGGAGATCAATGACACAGACAATATTTTTGAAAAAGGATTAGTTAATTCTTTATTTGCAATGAATCTAGTTAATTTTATTGAAACTGAATTTGATATTTCCATCGATAATATGGAATTAGATTTGGACAATTTTAAAGATATCATTTCAATTGTTGCCTTAGTTGAAAAGAAGTTAGCAATGGAGGAAACAGTATGA
- a CDS encoding HAD-IIIC family phosphatase: MSGEKIKCVVWDLDHTLWDGILIENDNLTLKENVVEVIKELDRRGILQSISSKNNYDMAKEKLEEFGLWDYFIYPQISWNSKSEAVAQIAKDINIGIDTLSFVDDQEFEREEVLFSYPEILCIDANDIDKILDMERMMPKFITNDSKNRRKMYHSDIQRNKEELAYSGTKEEFLSTLNMTFKIDKAKEDDLQRAEELTVRTHQLNSTGYIYSYDELKNFLEADDYEVYVAQLDDKYGTYGKIGLALVEKKADVWDLKLLLMSCRVMSKGIGNIFMNFLINESIKNNKTLRAQFIPTDKNRIMYITYKFNGFKELGKDGDVVIFEADMSYERIIPDYVTFVYEGENVDGFFSKERAETIQSGNH; the protein is encoded by the coding sequence ATGAGTGGGGAGAAAATAAAATGTGTTGTCTGGGATCTAGATCATACATTATGGGATGGAATTTTAATAGAGAATGACAATTTAACTTTAAAAGAAAATGTAGTTGAAGTAATAAAGGAACTAGATAGAAGAGGAATTTTGCAATCAATAAGCAGTAAAAACAACTATGATATGGCCAAAGAAAAACTTGAAGAATTTGGTTTGTGGGACTATTTTATTTATCCTCAAATTAGCTGGAACAGTAAGTCAGAAGCTGTTGCTCAAATTGCAAAAGACATCAATATTGGTATAGATACTTTGAGTTTTGTAGATGACCAAGAATTTGAACGAGAAGAAGTGTTATTCAGTTATCCAGAAATTTTATGTATCGACGCAAATGATATTGACAAAATCCTAGATATGGAAAGAATGATGCCAAAATTTATAACAAATGATTCGAAAAATAGAAGGAAAATGTACCACAGTGATATTCAAAGAAATAAAGAAGAGCTAGCGTATAGTGGTACGAAAGAAGAATTTTTATCCACGCTTAATATGACTTTCAAAATTGACAAAGCTAAGGAAGACGATCTTCAGAGAGCTGAAGAGCTTACAGTCAGAACACACCAGTTAAATTCCACAGGTTACATTTATTCTTATGATGAATTAAAGAACTTTCTTGAAGCAGATGATTATGAAGTGTATGTTGCACAGCTTGATGATAAATATGGTACTTACGGAAAAATAGGCTTGGCGCTTGTAGAAAAGAAGGCTGACGTTTGGGATTTGAAGCTACTTCTTATGTCATGCAGAGTAATGTCCAAAGGTATTGGTAATATTTTCATGAATTTTCTTATTAATGAATCGATAAAAAATAATAAAACTTTACGAGCACAATTTATTCCAACAGATAAAAATAGAATTATGTACATTACATACAAATTTAACGGCTTTAAAGAGTTAGGTAAAGACGGTGATGTCGTAATATTTGAAGCAGATATGTCATACGAGCGAATTATACCAGACTATGTAACGTTTGTTTATGAAGGGGAGAACGTTGATGGATTTTTCAGTAAAGAAAGAGCAGAGACAATACAGTCAGGAAATCATTGA
- a CDS encoding sensor histidine kinase has product MEQGKAKILISLFLTFFIQLYCLSVVVSGPIIGITLVQSQDQSWYIQQIEEESWAASQNIVPYTKVLELDGMKLTANTSSPFLITQAHSITIWHEGKVEKLIVSNKNINAQLIKQLIMPLLYTLITTAFCLFLFKQILTKNKQYLIFHLQFTALAYISAGAAGRGDFISIVINSLAIFLSIVNCIFYCNYFLRTMSDAFQKKLRNAFFVIGIMIVVINIARIFIEDLLKVQIIFELSVYLILSCLLAINIIVAAKSNTKYYAKPLFCIFFLGIGPFALCYGIPTIFNVHPFLPADVTALFLLVVPICLIYLEMAGNFVNLQYALDRMFSHLQLAIPFSLVLSFILLSLEEVRSFYIYSLYFLITFISSILLLSYKESMEVRNARYLSTLKNYNFSNFYRFIKSSAHYATNFDKLMEYIKQELNLMLMLNDIEIIEDQLTQSLGYIEEHKCRAICPNLIYKHDTKYILVLYETVDSKLLAITDTKFRKIPSESLKMLELFLYYVQSIIDNSLKLDELMAQLTKLDKLHAPRWYNRLWILSSEKERLRLSTEIHDTILQDLIHMSRNMEEAATKEKDDKEAFMHLREEVLDIVDNTREICENLYPPLIDRLGLHRSLEELIQKCKIRFNFLIKVDIQRIEGLSLQQSTTIYRIIQELLSNANKHSQAQSVHISLTSKAQKVFIDYWDDGIGIDIDENIQQDCMKSIGLMGMKERIKYYQGTFLISSNQPQGTNIKLSMKIGEDFENNGIG; this is encoded by the coding sequence ATGGAACAAGGAAAAGCTAAAATCTTAATTTCGCTTTTTCTCACTTTTTTCATACAATTGTATTGTTTATCCGTTGTCGTTAGCGGGCCTATAATTGGGATTACACTGGTTCAATCACAAGATCAAAGTTGGTATATTCAACAGATTGAAGAGGAAAGTTGGGCAGCATCTCAAAATATAGTGCCCTATACGAAAGTTTTAGAATTAGATGGGATGAAGCTGACAGCCAATACTTCATCCCCTTTTCTAATTACACAAGCGCATAGCATAACAATTTGGCATGAAGGAAAAGTGGAAAAGTTAATCGTCTCAAATAAGAATATAAACGCACAATTAATAAAGCAATTAATAATGCCGTTATTATATACCTTAATCACAACTGCTTTTTGTCTTTTTTTATTTAAACAAATACTTACTAAAAACAAACAGTATTTGATTTTTCATTTACAGTTTACAGCATTAGCGTATATAAGTGCAGGTGCAGCAGGACGAGGAGATTTCATTAGTATTGTTATTAATTCATTAGCGATTTTCCTTAGCATTGTGAATTGTATTTTCTACTGTAATTATTTTTTAAGAACAATGAGTGATGCTTTTCAAAAAAAGTTGCGTAATGCTTTTTTTGTTATTGGTATAATGATTGTAGTGATAAATATAGCGCGTATTTTTATTGAAGATCTTCTTAAAGTACAAATTATATTTGAACTATCAGTCTATTTAATTTTATCCTGCTTACTAGCGATTAATATTATTGTCGCAGCTAAAAGCAATACTAAATACTATGCCAAGCCATTATTCTGCATCTTTTTTTTAGGAATCGGACCGTTCGCATTATGTTATGGCATTCCAACAATTTTTAATGTGCATCCATTTCTACCTGCAGATGTGACGGCGTTATTTTTGTTAGTGGTCCCTATTTGTCTGATTTACTTAGAAATGGCGGGGAATTTTGTTAACTTACAATATGCGCTTGATCGCATGTTTTCACATTTACAATTGGCGATTCCTTTTAGTCTGGTACTTTCATTTATTTTACTATCTCTTGAGGAAGTACGCTCGTTTTACATATACAGTCTTTATTTTTTGATTACGTTTATTTCCTCCATCTTACTGTTGTCATACAAGGAAAGTATGGAAGTACGGAATGCTCGCTATTTAAGTACTTTAAAGAACTACAATTTTTCCAATTTTTATCGCTTCATTAAATCATCAGCACATTATGCTACTAACTTCGACAAACTTATGGAATATATTAAACAAGAGCTTAATCTAATGTTAATGCTGAATGATATTGAGATTATAGAAGACCAGTTAACACAATCTCTTGGTTATATAGAAGAACATAAATGTCGTGCTATTTGTCCTAATTTAATTTATAAACATGACACGAAATACATATTGGTACTCTATGAAACAGTAGACTCTAAGTTGTTGGCAATCACAGACACAAAATTTCGTAAAATACCGTCCGAATCTTTAAAAATGCTTGAACTCTTTTTGTATTATGTTCAAAGCATTATCGATAATTCACTTAAGTTGGATGAACTTATGGCACAACTGACGAAGTTAGACAAATTGCATGCACCACGATGGTATAATAGGCTATGGATTTTGTCTTCAGAGAAAGAACGTTTACGGTTATCTACAGAGATACATGATACGATTTTACAAGATTTGATTCATATGAGTCGTAATATGGAAGAAGCTGCAACAAAAGAAAAAGATGACAAAGAGGCTTTTATGCATTTGCGTGAAGAAGTACTGGATATTGTGGATAATACAAGAGAAATTTGTGAAAATTTATATCCGCCTTTAATCGATAGGCTTGGTCTCCACCGCTCGTTAGAGGAGTTAATACAGAAATGTAAAATACGTTTTAACTTCTTGATTAAAGTGGATATTCAAAGGATTGAAGGTTTATCGTTGCAGCAATCCACTACAATTTATCGTATTATTCAAGAGTTGCTCTCCAATGCAAATAAACATTCACAAGCACAGTCTGTCCATATTTCATTAACATCCAAAGCACAAAAAGTTTTTATTGACTATTGGGATGATGGAATTGGTATTGATATTGATGAAAATATTCAACAAGACTGTATGAAAAGTATAGGACTAATGGGGATGAAGGAGCGTATCAAGTATTATCAGGGGACATTTTTAATAAGCTCAAATCAGCCGCAAGGGACAAACATTAAACTATCTATGAAAATAGGTGAGGATTTTGAAAATAATGGTATTGGATGA
- a CDS encoding competence pheromone ComX: MLEIVQYIHKNRNILDLLKEKRVSLLNVNELEQSLILESFEHGEKKTLKDSYLMYWRP, translated from the coding sequence ATGTTAGAAATCGTTCAATATATTCATAAAAATCGCAATATTTTAGATCTTTTAAAAGAAAAAAGAGTTTCACTTTTAAATGTAAATGAGTTAGAGCAAAGTTTAATTTTAGAATCCTTTGAACACGGTGAAAAGAAAACATTAAAGGATTCATATTTAATGTATTGGCGTCCGTAA
- a CDS encoding metallophosphoesterase, with translation MKNFKRVVKIVLLVVVLIGLLVGYAFKIEPKMLVVHSYHLNEDKGASVKIVQISDIQVSETYTVNQLNRLVEKINQISPDMIVFTGDLFENFSTFPKKQEVTDSLSQLNATVGKFAVWGNRDYGGGAFKIYEDLLTNAGFTLLNNSGVTVPVTNDKKLFIGGMDDGLLGKPDIDLLLSQMDDTYDYEIVLMHEPDMAELLQDTSVNLLLAGHSHGGQIRIPFMKTIKTSLAEKYDDGFYTINKDNGMQLYVNTGIGTSRIAARFMVPPEIAVFTIHL, from the coding sequence ATGAAGAACTTTAAAAGAGTTGTAAAAATCGTTTTATTAGTCGTAGTATTAATAGGTTTACTTGTAGGATACGCTTTTAAAATTGAACCAAAGATGCTCGTCGTTCATTCGTATCATTTAAATGAAGACAAAGGCGCATCAGTTAAAATAGTTCAAATATCAGATATTCAAGTTAGTGAAACATATACCGTCAATCAATTAAATCGTTTAGTCGAAAAGATTAATCAAATTTCGCCTGATATGATTGTGTTTACAGGGGATTTATTCGAAAATTTTTCTACGTTTCCAAAAAAACAAGAAGTCACTGATAGTTTATCGCAACTTAACGCGACGGTTGGAAAATTTGCTGTATGGGGAAATCGCGATTATGGTGGCGGAGCTTTTAAAATATATGAAGATTTATTAACGAATGCTGGGTTTACATTATTGAATAATAGTGGCGTTACGGTTCCCGTTACGAATGATAAAAAGCTATTTATCGGAGGAATGGATGATGGTTTACTTGGAAAGCCGGATATAGACCTATTGCTATCGCAAATGGATGATACGTATGATTATGAAATTGTACTGATGCATGAGCCAGATATGGCAGAGCTTTTACAAGATACTTCTGTTAATTTGCTGTTAGCTGGACATAGTCATGGAGGGCAAATAAGGATTCCCTTTATGAAAACTATAAAGACGTCGTTGGCTGAAAAATATGATGATGGATTTTATACGATTAATAAAGACAATGGCATGCAGCTTTATGTCAATACGGGTATTGGCACGTCTAGAATCGCTGCTCGTTTTATGGTTCCGCCTGAAATCGCTGTTTTTACTATTCATTTGTAA
- a CDS encoding 3-hydroxyacyl-CoA dehydrogenase family protein has translation MKIGVIGAGVMGKGVAQRFAQYGHNVVLYDISSNVLETAREEIKKNLKIAGMFNKTIDAEKIVANIDITSGYEDFADMDFIIENVDENIKTKEIVYRNLEKVCKQKCIYMVNTSCIPITLIGSYTDRAEKVIGVHFMNPVPMKNFAEVIQGWKTSEETVQHVRELLNKAGMEIEVIKDSAGFVSNRLSHLFMNEAAALVYEGVATAEQIDNIFKNAFGHKMGPLETADLIGVDTVLDSLKVLYTHYEDPKFRACPLLKQMVYAGSTGRKSGKGFYSY, from the coding sequence ATGAAAATTGGTGTAATTGGAGCCGGTGTAATGGGGAAAGGTGTAGCCCAAAGGTTTGCACAATATGGTCATAATGTTGTTTTATATGATATTTCTTCAAATGTTCTTGAAACTGCACGGGAAGAGATAAAAAAGAATTTAAAAATAGCAGGTATGTTTAATAAAACGATAGATGCTGAAAAAATTGTTGCCAATATCGACATTACATCAGGTTATGAAGATTTTGCAGATATGGATTTTATTATTGAAAATGTAGATGAAAATATTAAAACGAAAGAAATCGTTTATAGAAATTTAGAGAAGGTTTGTAAACAAAAATGTATTTACATGGTGAATACTTCATGCATTCCGATTACGCTTATTGGTTCATATACCGATAGAGCTGAAAAAGTGATAGGTGTACATTTTATGAATCCAGTTCCTATGAAAAATTTTGCTGAAGTTATACAGGGATGGAAAACATCTGAAGAGACCGTTCAGCATGTTCGTGAGTTATTAAATAAAGCAGGAATGGAAATTGAAGTAATTAAGGACAGCGCGGGATTTGTATCTAATCGATTATCTCATTTATTTATGAATGAGGCTGCAGCCCTAGTGTATGAGGGAGTGGCAACTGCAGAGCAAATTGACAACATTTTTAAAAATGCTTTTGGTCATAAAATGGGTCCGCTGGAAACAGCTGATTTAATCGGTGTTGATACGGTATTAGATTCATTAAAAGTATTATATACCCATTATGAAGATCCAAAATTTAGAGCCTGTCCCCTTTTAAAACAAATGGTATATGCAGGTTCAACTGGAAGAAAAAGCGGAAAAGGTTTTTATTCTTACTAA
- a CDS encoding class 1 isoprenoid biosynthesis enzyme, producing MMEEIKQSLRRIVSNYQLSDEFSRCLTYLLDQHEGGDFSDLSKLHFQLNGGILTKSIQEVFNLLELWILFTDIVDDIEDGDESKWGIEGNVLLNASTAFVSIVMLELQKVEIPYKSEVTRLFCHYLLQAVDGQHHDLINEITSEEMYEAVVKKKSGSLIALSSLLGEVLATGKYTAKLEMSAHYIAMVAQLNNDYGDLLNLQRDLQDKKRTLPILYLLQYEDSAFDELRLYYSQHGDSTMNICITPQQIEASGLSIYMHLLQSKYRNLALELLKEIYPTHDVSLFKKYI from the coding sequence ATGATGGAAGAAATAAAACAATCATTAAGGCGAATTGTCAGTAATTATCAACTATCGGATGAGTTTAGCCGTTGTTTAACCTACTTGTTAGATCAACATGAAGGTGGTGATTTTAGTGATTTAAGTAAATTACATTTTCAATTGAATGGCGGTATATTAACGAAATCTATCCAAGAAGTTTTTAATCTTTTAGAACTTTGGATTCTTTTTACAGATATTGTTGATGATATCGAAGACGGTGATGAATCAAAATGGGGGATAGAGGGGAATGTATTGCTTAATGCTTCGACAGCTTTCGTTAGTATCGTTATGTTGGAGCTACAAAAGGTGGAAATACCTTATAAAAGTGAGGTTACCCGTTTATTTTGCCATTACTTACTTCAAGCAGTTGATGGTCAGCATCATGACCTAATAAACGAGATTACATCTGAAGAGATGTATGAAGCTGTTGTTAAAAAGAAATCTGGCTCGTTAATAGCACTTTCTTCATTGCTCGGAGAAGTATTAGCAACTGGAAAGTATACGGCAAAGCTTGAAATGAGTGCACACTATATTGCAATGGTTGCTCAGTTAAATAATGATTATGGCGACTTATTAAACTTACAAAGAGATTTACAAGACAAAAAAAGAACACTGCCAATATTGTATCTATTACAATATGAAGATTCAGCATTTGATGAATTACGCTTGTATTATAGTCAGCACGGCGATTCAACAATGAATATTTGCATTACGCCACAGCAAATAGAAGCTTCAGGATTATCTATATACATGCATCTATTACAGTCTAAATACCGTAATCTTGCACTTGAATTACTAAAAGAAATTTATCCAACTCATGATGTATCATTATTTAAAAAATATATTTAA